From the genome of Excalfactoria chinensis isolate bCotChi1 chromosome 14, bCotChi1.hap2, whole genome shotgun sequence, one region includes:
- the JMJD8 gene encoding jmjC domain-containing protein 8, whose translation MAAARRLLAVLLPLAWSRFAGGAGGWQEGDVPEERRCTVERTDGSVSPELFLQRFAFSRPVILRGVTDNSAFQALCTRQKLLAAYGERPVRLSTANTYSYRKVDVPFQEYVEQLLKPQDPAALGSDTLYFFGDNNFTEWGSLFQHYVPPPFRIPGTSGAYSFGIAGSGSGVPFHWHGPGYSEVIFGRKRWFLYPPDKTPHFHPNETTLAWLQHTYPTLPPEERPLECTIRPGEVLYFPDRWWHATLNLDTSVFISTFLG comes from the exons ATGGCCGCGGCGCGGCGGCTGTTGGCGGTGCTCCTTCCCCTGGCCTGGTCCCGGTTCGCAGGCGGTGCTGGCGGCTG GCAGGAGGGCGATGTGCCGGAGGAGCGGCGCTGCACTGTGGAAAGAACCGACGGCTCCGTGAGCCCGGAGCTCTTCCTGCAGCG GTTCGCCTTCTCCCGGCCCGTCATCCTCCGTGGGGTCACCGACAACTCG GCTTTCCAGGCTCTCTGCACCCGCCagaagctgctggctgcctACGGGGAGCGCCCGGTGCGTCTCAGCACGGCCAACACGTATTCCTACCGCAAAG TGGATGTCCCCTTCCAGGAGTACgtggagcagctcctgaagcCGCAGGACCCAGCAGCGCTGGGTAGTG ACACCCTCTATTTCTTCGGGGACAACAACTTCACCGAGTGGGGATCCCTCTTCCAGCACTACGTGCCGCCTCCATTCCGCATCCCGGGCACCAGCGGAGCCTACAGCTTTGGGATTgcag GCTCAGGCTCTGGTGTTCCCTTCCACTGGCACGGCCCCGGTTACTCCGAGGTGATCTTTGGCAGGAAG CGCTGGTTCCTTTACCCACCCGATAAAACACCCCACTTCCACCCCAATGAGACCACGCTGGCCTGGCTCCAGCACACCTACCCCACGCTGCCACCAGAGGAGCGCCCGCTGGAGTGCACCATCCGGCCTGGGGAG GTGCTGTATTTCCCTGACCGCTGGTGGCACGCCACGCTCAACCTGGACACCAGCGTCTTCATCTCCACCTTCCTGGGGTAG
- the STUB1 gene encoding E3 ubiquitin-protein ligase CHIP — MKGKEEREREGGGGGAAGPGAAGPGAGGGSPEKSHSAQEHKEQGNRLFGGRKYPEAAAAYGRAINRNPLVAVYYTNRALCYLKMQQHDKALADCKRALELDGQSVKAHFFLGQCQMEMENYDEAIANLQRAYNLAKEQRLNFGDDIPSALRIAKKKRWNSIEEKRINQENELHSYLTRLIMAEKERELAECRKAQQEENVDESRGRVQLAGIEAKHDKYLADMDELFSQVDEKRKKRDIPDYLCGKISFELMREPCITPSGITYDRKDIEEHLQRVGHFDPVTRSPLTQDQLIPNLAMKEVIDAFISENGWVEDY; from the exons atgaaggggaaggaggaacgGGAGCGggagggcggcggcggcggcgcggccgggccgggtgccgcggggccgggagcggggGGAGGCAGCCCCGAGAAGAGCCACAGCGCGCAGGAGCACAAGGAGCAGGGCAACCGGCTCTTCGGCGGCCGCAAGTACCCCGAGGCCGCTGCCGCCTATGGCCGCGCCATC AACCGGAACCCGTTGGTGGCCGTGTATTACACCAACCGGGCGCTGTGCTACCTGAAGATGCAGCAGCACGACAAGGCGCTGGCTGACTGCAAGCGGGCGCTGGAGCTGGACGGGCAGTCGGTCAAGGCTCACTTCTTCCTGGGGCAGTGCCAGATGGAGATGGAGAACTACGACGAGGCCATCGCCAACCTGCAGAGAG CCTATAACCTCGCCAAGGAGCAGAGGCTGAATTTTGGGGATGACATCCCCAGCGCGCTGCGCATCGCCAAGAAGAAACGCTGGAACAGCATCGAGGAGAAACGGATCAACCAAGAGAACGAGCTGCACTCTTACCTGACCAGGCTGATCATGGCCGAGAAGGAAAG GGAGCTGGCTGAGTGCAGGAAGGCTCAGCAAGAAGAAAACGTGGATGAGAGCCGGGGTCGTGTTCAGCTGGCCGGCATTGAGGCCAAACAC GATAAGTACCTGGCAGACATGGATGAACTCTTCTCTCAGGTGGATGAGAAGAGGAAG AAGCGTGACATCCCTGACTACCTGTGCGGGAAGATCAGTTTTGAGCTGATGAGGGAGCCCTGCATCACACCCAGCGGGATCACGTACGACAGAAAGGACATAGAGGAACACCTGCAG CGCGTGGGTCATTTTGATCCTGTGACGCGGAGTCCCCTGACCCAGGACCAGCTCATCCCCAACCTCGCCATGAAGGAGGTGATCGACGCCTTCATCTCAGAGAACGGCTGGGTGGAAGATTACTGA